Within the Glycine soja cultivar W05 chromosome 3, ASM419377v2, whole genome shotgun sequence genome, the region TTAGTTACTTACACCGTTGACAGAAATCATGTGGATAGGGAAAGAGGCACTCACAAGTCTATAGGATTCAGACGCGTATTCTCCTAATCCAAGTTGCCATAAGTACCCATAGACATCCTACCAAGGTAACAAAATGACAATTGGTTAGCCATGTATGCAAACTTTCACAGTAATGTAAAATAGACAGTACTACCATTTTAAATAGACTGTGGTGTTTGTTCCTGTTTTCGTAAAAAGGAGCTGAATATTATCCAGAATTTAGTTTTCATCATATTCTAATGTTAATTCTACCTGAAGATTGTCAGATTTGACAAAGATACATCGAAGGCAACCACCACCCGGCATGTGAATAGTAATATGAATATGATTATGTAAGTCTTCAAGAGCTTTACTTAGATTGCCTCCATGTTTCTGCAGACCAGTTAAGCAAAAActcagaaaaatattaaaaataaagaaagaaaatagaaaaagtgCGAGAGTGGGAGAATGTGAATTGGGACCTGTAATTTCCGAACGGCGACGGACCACGGTGCGTCAGTGACTTGCATGAAGTATTTGATCTTCTCCTCCATCCGCATCGGCTTCGGCATCGTTTGCTCGGTCGATCTGAAAGTGCGTAGTGTTTGTTTGTTATGGTTATGCACGCTTGCGACAATTTCATTTATAGTTCAACTTTGTGATGCAGGGCCCAACCTCCGAATCCGTTGGACTCGCTAACTGTTAACCTCAATTGTTTAAAAACctcaattgtttattttatttcaaaaatatttggcagtgtaatatataagaaataaataaataaataatagaaatagttaattgagttaattttagttaataacTTTTCAAGTAATATATTAGTTCTCCTTGGTGATGATGATCTTTGGGGGATGTGAGTGGGGAGTAATCATCACCTTATAAGTCGGTTTTGtaggattattttttaagtgGTTGTGAAGTGAGATTAATTAACTTGTCATAATTCCTAAGATTCAacttaataaatttaagaaataaaaaaaagatacaaaTGATCCACCCAATTTTTTTCC harbors:
- the LOC114405358 gene encoding uncharacterized protein LOC114405358 codes for the protein MPKPMRMEEKIKYFMQVTDAPWSVAVRKLQKHGGNLSKALEDLHNHIHITIHMPGGGCLRCIFVKSDNLQDVYGYLWQLGLGEYASESYRLETQFPGRCYSIEDGWLTLDELGLGNGGDLYLEKKK